Genomic window (Planctomicrobium piriforme):
GCGGTTCGCGTGAATTTCCCGGTTGTCGATCAACGGCACTTCTCGTTTTGACGGGCAGTCAAAGCGCCAATCACTGAGGGAAGAGGGGACAGGGAAGAGGGGAAAGAGTGATTTCCTGACTGTCTCCTGTCCCCTCTGCCCTATCCCCTCTCAGGTCATCGCTATGAACTCATTGCTGCAACGGATTCTGCATCGGGTGACTTCTGAATGGCAGGCAGGCGTAAGCCAGGGACGAAAGCGGGCCGCCCGGAGTGATTTTCCGCGGCATGCGCTGGGGCAGATCGAGCGGTGCGAAGTGCGGCTGTTGCTGAGTGCATCTGCCACCGTCACCGCACCACCTCAGATCGAATCGACTCCGCTGCCCCCTTCGAGCCCGCAGTGGGAAGTGACGATCGAAGAAGTCAGTCCCGGCACAACGTCAGGGTTCGCTTCGCTGGACGGCGACGTCAACATGAAAGCCGTCGACGCCTTCGTCACGCCGGAAGACAGTTGGACGGAGATTGCCGTTCCAGAATGGGGCCAACCGGTCAGCGTGGCGGTCGCCTACCAGATCAGCAATCTGCCTTCGAACGCGTCCTACCGCATCGAGTTCACACTCAACGGAGAGACGAACAGCTTCAATAACGTGACCTACGGCGCCGGCAGCGAAGGCACCTACATCGTCACTTACAAGATGAACGGCTACCTCGTCGGACTGGGGACGAACGACATCTCGGCGACCGTCGACGCCGACAACGGGGTCGTCGAAGTCAACGAAGCCGACAACACGTTCGCGACGACATTCGAAGGCATCTCCAGCACCGGACAATCCAATCACAGCATCCCGCAGCTCTCGACCGACCCCGGCGCGGCGCAGACGTTGTATCTCGATTTTGACGGCAACTTCGAGTCCTCCTGGGGAACCTATTCGAACGTCACCACGCCAGCGTTTACCTGGGACAGCGACGTTGCGACGCTGAACCCTTATGAAGTCGAGTTGATCAAGCAGATCTGGGCTCGGGTGGCCGAAGACTTCGCGCCGTTTCATATCAACGTGACCACGGTTGATCCCGGCAATTTCTCGAACGGAGTGTCGCTCAGGGCGGCGATTGGCGGCTATGACAGCGACTGGTATACCGGTTCAGCAGGCGGCGTCGGGTTTATCGACGGCTTCACCAACTCGGCTTCGAACACGGTGTACGTCTTCTCGGCCGGATACCGGTACAACACGCAGGGCATCGGCGGCACGATTTCCCACGAGGCTGGTCACGGCTTCGGACTTTCGCACCAAAGCAAATACAGCGGCTCCACGCTGGTTGCGGAATACAATCCCGGAACCAGCGACTGGGCGCCGCTCATGGGAGCTGGAAACTCCGGGCGGGATACCTGGTGGAACGGCCCGACGCCTGTTTCGTCAACCACGCTGCAAGACGACATGGCCGTGCTGTCCAAGTCTGCGAATCTCTTCGGGTATCGCACAGACGATGTCGGCGACACCCTGGCGACTGCCACATCGCTGATTCCCAGTTCAGGCTCGGTCGCCGCGCATGGCATCATCACGACGACCACGGATGTCGATGTCTTTTCCTTCACAACCACCGGCGGCGATGTTTCCTTCCAGTTGAAAGGGGAACAGTACGGCTCCAACCTGCTGGCTCTGTTTGAACTGCGGGACTCGTCAGGCACGCTCGTGACGTCCGCAACCTCAGGTTACGACACTGCTGCCAACCTTGCGGCGAACCTGACCGCAGGTACTTATCAGTTAGTCGTGAAGAGCACTGGCGGTTACGGATCAGTGGGCCAGTACTGGATCACTGGCACGGTCCCCAATTCAAATACCGCGCCGGTCATCAACGGCTTTGCCGGAGCAGTGAATTACAACGAGAACGCCGCGGCAGCAGTCATTGATAACAATGCCACGATTGCCGACAGCGATTCGACGAACTTCAGCGGCGGCCAGTTGATTGCCACGATCACCGCCAACGGTGAATCGACTGACGTGCTGTCGATCCTCAGCGTCGGCAACGCCAGCGGCCAGGTGAGCGTCAGTGGCAGCAACATTCGTGTCAGCGGCATTCTGATTGGCACATTCGCCGGCGGGACAGGCGGCTCGCCGCTGGTGATTACGCTCAACGGCAACGCCTATGTAGCCCGCGTGCAAAAGCTGCTGCAGTCGCTGACGTTCAGCACCACATCCGATACGCCGTCGACGGCAGTTCGCACCGTCTCTGTGTCGGTGAGCGATGGCGATGGTGCGACCAGCGCTGTCGTCACCAAGACCGTCAACGTCTCCCAGGCGAACGATGCTCCCATCATCGGCGCCTTCGCAGGCAGTGTGAATCTGGCAGGCAACACGCCGATTCTCGTCGACTTTGATGCCACTGTCGTCGATGCCGATTCCGCTGATTTCAATGGCGGC
Coding sequences:
- a CDS encoding beta strand repeat-containing protein, giving the protein MNSLLQRILHRVTSEWQAGVSQGRKRAARSDFPRHALGQIERCEVRLLLSASATVTAPPQIESTPLPPSSPQWEVTIEEVSPGTTSGFASLDGDVNMKAVDAFVTPEDSWTEIAVPEWGQPVSVAVAYQISNLPSNASYRIEFTLNGETNSFNNVTYGAGSEGTYIVTYKMNGYLVGLGTNDISATVDADNGVVEVNEADNTFATTFEGISSTGQSNHSIPQLSTDPGAAQTLYLDFDGNFESSWGTYSNVTTPAFTWDSDVATLNPYEVELIKQIWARVAEDFAPFHINVTTVDPGNFSNGVSLRAAIGGYDSDWYTGSAGGVGFIDGFTNSASNTVYVFSAGYRYNTQGIGGTISHEAGHGFGLSHQSKYSGSTLVAEYNPGTSDWAPLMGAGNSGRDTWWNGPTPVSSTTLQDDMAVLSKSANLFGYRTDDVGDTLATATSLIPSSGSVAAHGIITTTTDVDVFSFTTTGGDVSFQLKGEQYGSNLLALFELRDSSGTLVTSATSGYDTAANLAANLTAGTYQLVVKSTGGYGSVGQYWITGTVPNSNTAPVINGFAGAVNYNENAAAAVIDNNATIADSDSTNFSGGQLIATITANGESTDVLSILSVGNASGQVSVSGSNIRVSGILIGTFAGGTGGSPLVITLNGNAYVARVQKLLQSLTFSTTSDTPSTAVRTVSVSVSDGDGATSAVVTKTVNVSQANDAPIIGAFAGSVNLAGNTPILVDFDATVVDADSADFNGGKLQVGLTVNGQGSDVLGIRNQGTAAGKIGVSGSTVTYGGVSIGSFTGGTSKVALTVNLNASATPEAVQALLRNITFVNTSATRSTDPRTVRVMVSDGDGGTSTALTKTITVAPPNTPPTVTGFDGSVNYTPGAGATIIDSDAAVTDTDSADLNTGKLTVALTTNGQGSDVLSIQNIGTGAGQIGVSGGNVTYEGILIGTFTGGTSKVGLTVTFNANATVAAAQALIRALTFRSTLSNPLTLTRTVRVILTDGDGGTSTAVTKSITVG